The following are from one region of the Fusarium verticillioides 7600 chromosome 1, whole genome shotgun sequence genome:
- a CDS encoding anthranilate phosphoribosyltransferase, with protein sequence MTFQSQAAGQNALSPVDIKPLLTKLWPNGSAVSPQEIAEAISHFFTNQVTEAQTASLLMALHFTKLDFRADVLAECARVMREAAATIPVEELKEVIERRGRKEGAYNGGLCDIVGTGGDGHDTFNISTTSSILASALLMVSKHGNKASTSKSGSADLVACMKPQPPIISAVRPDTLVKAYSETNYTFLFAPVFHTGMRYVAPIRKQLPWRTVFNNLGPLANPVEDVLEARVIGVGRRDLGPAFAEALCMAGFKKALIICGEEELDEVSCAGNTLCWRVNETSAGRLEVEHFTVHPSDFGLSTHPLDTVSSGKEPSENAEILSRILHNELPDDDPILEFVLLNTAALLVTSGICESDTSNMGEGDDGKVITERGPGGQRWKEGIRRARWALKSGEAWRQWEKFVKVTNEIGA encoded by the exons ATGACATTTCAATCCCAAGCTGCCGGGCAAAATGCCCTCTCGCCTgtcgatatcaagcctcTTCTGACCAAGCTCTGGCCTAACGGGTCTGCTGTCTCTCCTCAGGAGATTGCCGAGGCCATCTCTCACTTTTTCACAAATCAGGTCACTGAGGCTCAAacagcttctcttctcatgGCATTGCATTTCACAAAGCTTGATTTCAGAGCTGATGTTTTGGCCGAGTGCGCCCGTGTCATGCGAGAGGCCGCTGCAACTATTCCTGTAGAGGAGCTGAAGGAAGTTATTGAACGAAGAGGGCGAAAAGAGGGAGCTTACAATGGCGGATTG TGTGACATTGTTGGAACTGGAGGTGATGGCCATGATACCTTCAACATAAGCACCACCTCATCCATCCTAGCCTCAGCCTTGCTCATGGTTTCCAAGCACGGTAACAAAGCCAGCACCTCAAAATCTGGCAGTGCTGACTTGGTCGCTTGTATGAAACCTCAGCCTCCCATCATCAGCGCCGTCCGCCCTGACACTTTGGTCAAGGCTTACTCTGAGACTAACTACACTTTTCTGTTTGCCCCTGTGTTCCATACTGGTATGCGCTACGTCGCGCCCATCCGCAAGCAGCTGCCTTGGAGGACAGTTTTCAACAATCTCGGCCCCTTGGCCAACcctgttgaagatgtgcttgAAGCCCGTGTCATTGGTGTCGGCCGAAGGGATCTCGGCCCGGCATTCGCTGAGGCGCTGTGCATGGCTGGtttcaagaaggctctcatcatctgcggcgaggaagagctcgatgAAGTCAGCTGCGCCGGTAACACTCTATGCTGGAGGGTCAACGAGACCAGTGCTGGAAGACTCGAGGTTGAGCACTTCACCGTGCACCCGAGTGACTTTGGTCTGAGCACACATCCCCTGGATACAGTGTCATCTGGTAAAGAACCCTCCGAGAATGCAGAGATCTTGTCTCGAATTCTGCACAATGAGTTGCCTGACGATGACCCGattcttgagtttgttcttctcaacacTGCGGCTTTGCTCGTGACATCAGGTATCTGCGAGTCCGATACCAGCAACATGGGTGAGGGGGATGACGGCAAGGTCATCACTGAGCGCGGCCCTGGTGGGCAGCGCTGGAAAGAGGGTATCCGAAGAGCTCGCTGGGCCCTCAAGAGCGGCGAGGCCTGGAGACAGTGGGAAaagtttgtcaaggtcaCAAATGAAATCGGTGCCTGA